A genome region from Brienomyrus brachyistius isolate T26 chromosome 23, BBRACH_0.4, whole genome shotgun sequence includes the following:
- the pum1 gene encoding pumilio homolog 1 isoform X3: MSVACVLKRKAVLWQDSFSPHLRQPPLETAPPSMPVVLTTGPGTAAAGQPPQAPPPSQALPPGQATPGGRSQDDAMVDYFFQRQHGEQPVVGYNNGKHRWPTGDSIHGDTQVRSMDELNHDFQALALEGRAMGEFLPGKKFWPEDPSKDGPKGIFLDQWRDSAWGTSDHSVSQPIMVQRRPGQSFHGGGGGEVGSVLSPRSESGGLGVSMVEYVLSSSPADKMEPCLSKRAFGPRDPEVDDGDKREKKSKAAFDPDKLKELKEVEGDGLESAGSLPMQNGIDVDVKEPFSRTPGNCPPPGAEVDLLGTGQGPVEGLSQLTGSGGPKPVEDFSGVESQGVPMDPMESVGMEPLQFEYPSSQMPIDSSGATVGLFEYNSQQQLFQRPNALAVQQQQYALAAAQQPHIGLAPAAFVPNPYIISAAPPGTDPYTAGLAAAATLGPAVMPHQYYGVTPWGVYPANLFQQQAAAAAAASSSANQQAASQSQQNQQQVMRAGGNQRPLTPNQSQQGQQTDQLVAAAAVNSALAFGQGLAAGVPGYPVLAPAAYYDQTGALVVSTGTRSGPVRLMAPASVIISPTAAQAVAAAAASANGASGGLPGGAGGPFRALGSQQPTAQQPGSGLPSSSFYGSGSLNSGSQGSSLFSQGSAGPPGGTSLGFGTNGGPGGPGAGGGGSSSLGATLGATLGGFGTAGAFPTPPQAAGQRRVASSSAGGGSRRDSLTSSTDLYKRPPSSLAPIGHGFYNGLGFSSSPGPVGMPLPNQGPAHSLTPPPSLSTHGSSSSLNLGGLTNGSGRYISAAPGAEAKYRNTSSGSSLFSPSSQLFPSSRLRYGMSDVMPSGRSRLLEDFRNNRYPNLQLREIAGHIMEFSQDQHGSRFIQLKLERATPAERQLVFSEILQAAYQLMVDVFGNYVIQKFFEFGSLDQKLALAERIRGHVLSLALQMYGCRVIQKALEFIPSEQQVISEMVRELDGHVLKCVKDQNGNHVVQKCIECVQPHALQFIIDAFKGQVFALSTHPYGCRVIQRILEHCLPEQTLSILEELHAHTEQLVQDQYGNYVIQHVLEHGRTEDKSKIVAEIRGNVLALSQHKFASNVVEKCVTHASRTERALLVDEVCSVSDGPHSALYTMMKDQYANYVVQKMIDVAEPTQRKIVMHKIRPHIGTLRKYTYGKHILAKLEKYYMKNGVDLGSICGPPNGIM, translated from the exons ATGAGCGTAGCGTGCGTGTTGAAGAGAAAAGCAGTACTCTGGCAGGACTCCTTCAGCCCCCACCTCAGACAGCCCCCCCTTGAGACTGCACCTCCCAGCATGCCTGTGGTGCTCACGACTGGACCAGGAACCGCTGCAGCGGGCCAGCCCCCTCAGGCCCCACCCCCTAGCcaagccctgccccctggccagGCCACTCCTGGGGGGCGTTCCCAGGATGATGCCATGGTCGATTACTTCTTCCAGCGGCAGCATGGAGAGCAGCCGGTCGTGGGCTACAATAATGGCAAGCACCGCTGGCCAACCGGAGACAGTATCCACGGTGATACCCAG GTGCGATCTATGGATGAGCTGAACCACGACTTTCAGGCCCTGGCACTGGAAGGTCGGGCCATGGGAGAG TTCCTGCCAGGAAAGAAGTTCTGGCCAGAGGACCCAAGTAAGGACGGACCAAAGGGGATTTTCCTTGACCAGTGGCGGGACAGCGCCTGGGGAACCTCTG ACCACTCAGTGTCGCAACCCATCATGGTGCAGCGGAGGCCTGGCCAGAGTTTCCATGGCGGCGGCGGCGGTGAGGTGGGCTCCGTGCTGTCGCCGCGCTCCGAGAGCGGGGGTCTCGGCGTCAGCATGGTAGAATACGTGCTCAGTTCCTCCCCCGCGGACAAGATGGAGCCCTGCTTGAGCAAGAGAGCCTTT GGACCCCGTGACCCTGAGGTGGATGATGGTGACAAGCGCGAGAAGAAGAGCAAGGCGGCCTTCGACCCGGACAAGCTGAAGGAGCTGAAGGAGGTGGAGGGAGATGGACTGGAGAGCGCCGGCAGCCTGCCCATGCAGAATGGCATCGACGTTGACGTCAAGGAGCCCTTCAG CCGCACCCCAGGGAACTGCCCCCCTCCTGGAGCAGAGGTGGACCTGCTGGGCACCGGCCAAGGTCCCGTGGAGGGCCTCTCCCAGTTGACAGGCAGCGGCGGGCCCAAGCCTGTGGAGGACTTCTCCGGTGTGGAGTCTCAAGGTGTCCCCATGGACCCCATGGAGTCCGTGGGCATGGAACCGCTGCAGTTTGAGTACCCGAGTAGTCAGATGCCCATCGACTCCTCCGGCGCCACCGTGGGGCTGTTTGAGTACAATTCCCAACAGCAG ctgttccagaGACCAAACGCGCTGGCcgtgcagcagcagcagtatgCCCTGGCTGCCGCCCAGCAGCCCCACATCG GTCTTGCGCCAGCTGCCTTCGTGCCGAATCCTTACATCATCAGTGCTGCCCCGCCTGGCACTGACCCCTATACTGCAGGCCTGGCAGCAGCTGCCACCCTAG GTCCAGCCGTGATGCCCCACCAGTACTACGGCGTGACTCCCTGGGGCGTTTACCCTGCcaacctcttccagcagcaggcagcggcggcggctgcagccTCCAGCTCGGCCAATCAGCAGGCAGCCAGCCAGTCCCAGcagaaccagcagcag GTGATGCGTGCAGGGGGGAACCAGCGCCCCCTCACCCCCAACCAGAGCCAGCAGGGCCAGCAGACGGACCAGCTTGTCGCCGCGGCCGCCGTGAACTCCGCCCTGGCTTTCGGACAGGGCCTGGCTGCAGGTGTGCCTG GTTACCCAGTCCTGGCCCCTGCCGCCTACTATGACCAAACTGGTGCACTGGTAGTAAGCACTGGGACCCGGAGCGGCCCAGTTCGCCTCATGGCCCCTGCCTCCGTCATCATCAGCCCCACGGCCGCCCAAGCAG tggcagcagcagcagcctctgCCAACGGTGCCAGCGGGGGCCTTCCTGGTGGGGCCGGGGGTCCCTTCCGGGCCCTGGGCTCCCAGCAGCCAACGGCTCAGCAGCCTGGCAGTGGCCTTCCCTCCAGCTCTTTCTACGGCTCTGGCTCCCTGAACTCGGGCTCCCAGGGCAGCTCGCTCTTCTCCCAGGGCTCCGCCGGCCCCCCCGGGGGCACCTCGCTGGGCTTCGGCACCAACGGCGGCCCTGGGGGCCCCGGTGCTGGCGGCGGGGGGTCCTCCTCGCTGGGCGCCACGCTTGGTGCCACGCTGGGCGGATTCGGCACTGCAGGTGcgttccccacccccccgcaggCGGCCGGCCAGCGCAGAG TGGCCAGTTCCAGCGCAGGTGGCGGCTCGCGGCGTGACTCCCTGACCAGCAGCACGGACCTGTACAAGCGCCCCCCCAGCAGCCTGGCCCCTATCGGCCACGGCTTCTATAATGGCCTGGGCTTCTCCTCCTCGCCCGGACCCGTGGGCATGCCTCTGCCCAACCAAGGCCCTGCCCACTCACTGACACCTCCCCCTTCGCTGTCCACCCATGGCTCCTCCTCCAGCCTCAACCTcg GAGGCCTGACCAATGGCAGCGGGCGGTACATCTCGGCGGCGCCGGGGGCGGAGGCCAAGTACCGGAACACCAGCAGCGGTTCCAGCCTCTTCAGTCCCAGCAGCCAGCTCTTCCCGTCGTCACGGCTACGCTACGGCATGTCCGACGTGATGCCGTCCGGCCGCAGCCGGCTGCTGGAGGACTTCCGCAACAACCGCTACCCCAACCTGCAGCTGCGGGAGATTGCCGGCCACATCATGGAGTTCTCCCAGGATCAGCACGGCTCCAG GTTCATCCAGCTGAAGCTAGAGCGGGCCACACCGGCAGAAAGGCAGCTGGTCTTCAGTGAGATCCTGCAAGCCGCTTACCAGCTCATGGTTGACGTCTTCGGCAACTACGTCATCCAGAAGTTCTTTGAG TTTGGCAGCCTGGACCAGAAGTTGGCGCTGGCCGAGCGCATCCGGGGCCACGTGCTGTCGCTGGCGCTGCAGATGTACGGCTGCCGGGTCATCCAGAAGGCGCTGGAGTTCATCCCGTCTGAGCAGCAAGTCATC AGCGAGATGGTGCGCGAGCTGGACGGACATGTGCTGAAGTGCGTCAAGGACCAGAATGGGAACCACGTAGTGCAGAAGTGCATTGAATGCGTGCAGCCGCATGCCTTGCAGTTCATCATTGATGCCTTCAAGGGCCAG gtgTTTGCCCTCTCCACCCACCCATACGGCTGCCGGGTGATTCAGCGCATCTTGGAGCACTGTCTCCCCGAGCAGACGCTGTCCATCTTGGAGGAGCTGCATGCGCACACGGAGCAGCTGGTGCAG gaccaGTACGGCAACTACGTCATCCAGCACGTGCTGGAGCATGGACGCACCGAGGACAAGAGCAAGATCGTGGCCGAGATCCGTGGCAACGTGCTGGCGCTCAGTCAACACAAGTTTGCCAG TAACGTGGTGGAGAAGTGTGTAACCCACGCTTCGCGGACAGAGCGCGCCCTGCTGGTGGACGAGGTGTGCAGCGTGAGCGATGGCCCCCACAGTGCCTTATACACCATGATGAAGGACCAGTACGCTAACTATGTGGTGCAGAAGATGATCGACGTGGCCGAGCCCACACAGCGCAAGATCGTCATGCACAAG ATCCGGCCCCACATCGGCACTTTGAGGAAGTACACCTATGGCAAGCACATCCTGGCCAAGCTGGAGAAGTACTACATGAAGAACGGAGTGGACCTGGGCTCCATCTGTGGCCCCCCCAACGGCATCATGTAA
- the pum1 gene encoding pumilio homolog 1 isoform X4, with the protein MSVACVLKRKAVLWQDSFSPHLRQPPLETAPPSMPVVLTTGPGTAAAGQPPQAPPPSQALPPGQATPGGRSQDDAMVDYFFQRQHGEQPVVGYNNGKHRWPTGDSIHGDTQVRSMDELNHDFQALALEGRAMGEFLPGKKFWPEDPSKDGPKGIFLDQWRDSAWGTSDHSVSQPIMVQRRPGQSFHGGGGGEVGSVLSPRSESGGLGVSMVEYVLSSSPADKMEPCLSKRAFGPRDPEVDDGDKREKKSKAAFDPDKLKELKEVEGDGLESAGSLPMQNGIDVDVKEPFSRTPGNCPPPGAEVDLLGTGQGPVEGLSQLTGSGGPKPVEDFSGVESQGVPMDPMESVGMEPLQFEYPSSQMPIDSSGATVGLFEYNSQQQLFQRPNALAVQQQQYALAAAQQPHIGLAPAAFVPNPYIISAAPPGTDPYTAGLAAAATLGPAVMPHQYYGVTPWGVYPANLFQQQAAAAAAASSSANQQAASQSQQNQQQVMRAGGNQRPLTPNQSQQGQQTDQLVAAAAVNSALAFGQGLAAGVPGYPVLAPAAYYDQTGALVVSTGTRSGPVRLMAPASVIISPTAAQAVAAAAASANGASGGLPGGAGGPFRALGSQQPTAQQPGSGLPSSSFYGSGSLNSGSQGSSLFSQGSAGPPGGTSLGFGTNGGPGGPGAGGGGSSSLGATLGATLGGFGTAVASSSAGGGSRRDSLTSSTDLYKRPPSSLAPIGHGFYNGLGFSSSPGPVGMPLPNQGPAHSLTPPPSLSTHGSSSSLNLGGLTNGSGRYISAAPGAEAKYRNTSSGSSLFSPSSQLFPSSRLRYGMSDVMPSGRSRLLEDFRNNRYPNLQLREIAGHIMEFSQDQHGSRFIQLKLERATPAERQLVFSEILQAAYQLMVDVFGNYVIQKFFEFGSLDQKLALAERIRGHVLSLALQMYGCRVIQKALEFIPSEQQVISEMVRELDGHVLKCVKDQNGNHVVQKCIECVQPHALQFIIDAFKGQVFALSTHPYGCRVIQRILEHCLPEQTLSILEELHAHTEQLVQDQYGNYVIQHVLEHGRTEDKSKIVAEIRGNVLALSQHKFASNVVEKCVTHASRTERALLVDEVCSVSDGPHSALYTMMKDQYANYVVQKMIDVAEPTQRKIVMHKIRPHIGTLRKYTYGKHILAKLEKYYMKNGVDLGSICGPPNGIM; encoded by the exons ATGAGCGTAGCGTGCGTGTTGAAGAGAAAAGCAGTACTCTGGCAGGACTCCTTCAGCCCCCACCTCAGACAGCCCCCCCTTGAGACTGCACCTCCCAGCATGCCTGTGGTGCTCACGACTGGACCAGGAACCGCTGCAGCGGGCCAGCCCCCTCAGGCCCCACCCCCTAGCcaagccctgccccctggccagGCCACTCCTGGGGGGCGTTCCCAGGATGATGCCATGGTCGATTACTTCTTCCAGCGGCAGCATGGAGAGCAGCCGGTCGTGGGCTACAATAATGGCAAGCACCGCTGGCCAACCGGAGACAGTATCCACGGTGATACCCAG GTGCGATCTATGGATGAGCTGAACCACGACTTTCAGGCCCTGGCACTGGAAGGTCGGGCCATGGGAGAG TTCCTGCCAGGAAAGAAGTTCTGGCCAGAGGACCCAAGTAAGGACGGACCAAAGGGGATTTTCCTTGACCAGTGGCGGGACAGCGCCTGGGGAACCTCTG ACCACTCAGTGTCGCAACCCATCATGGTGCAGCGGAGGCCTGGCCAGAGTTTCCATGGCGGCGGCGGCGGTGAGGTGGGCTCCGTGCTGTCGCCGCGCTCCGAGAGCGGGGGTCTCGGCGTCAGCATGGTAGAATACGTGCTCAGTTCCTCCCCCGCGGACAAGATGGAGCCCTGCTTGAGCAAGAGAGCCTTT GGACCCCGTGACCCTGAGGTGGATGATGGTGACAAGCGCGAGAAGAAGAGCAAGGCGGCCTTCGACCCGGACAAGCTGAAGGAGCTGAAGGAGGTGGAGGGAGATGGACTGGAGAGCGCCGGCAGCCTGCCCATGCAGAATGGCATCGACGTTGACGTCAAGGAGCCCTTCAG CCGCACCCCAGGGAACTGCCCCCCTCCTGGAGCAGAGGTGGACCTGCTGGGCACCGGCCAAGGTCCCGTGGAGGGCCTCTCCCAGTTGACAGGCAGCGGCGGGCCCAAGCCTGTGGAGGACTTCTCCGGTGTGGAGTCTCAAGGTGTCCCCATGGACCCCATGGAGTCCGTGGGCATGGAACCGCTGCAGTTTGAGTACCCGAGTAGTCAGATGCCCATCGACTCCTCCGGCGCCACCGTGGGGCTGTTTGAGTACAATTCCCAACAGCAG ctgttccagaGACCAAACGCGCTGGCcgtgcagcagcagcagtatgCCCTGGCTGCCGCCCAGCAGCCCCACATCG GTCTTGCGCCAGCTGCCTTCGTGCCGAATCCTTACATCATCAGTGCTGCCCCGCCTGGCACTGACCCCTATACTGCAGGCCTGGCAGCAGCTGCCACCCTAG GTCCAGCCGTGATGCCCCACCAGTACTACGGCGTGACTCCCTGGGGCGTTTACCCTGCcaacctcttccagcagcaggcagcggcggcggctgcagccTCCAGCTCGGCCAATCAGCAGGCAGCCAGCCAGTCCCAGcagaaccagcagcag GTGATGCGTGCAGGGGGGAACCAGCGCCCCCTCACCCCCAACCAGAGCCAGCAGGGCCAGCAGACGGACCAGCTTGTCGCCGCGGCCGCCGTGAACTCCGCCCTGGCTTTCGGACAGGGCCTGGCTGCAGGTGTGCCTG GTTACCCAGTCCTGGCCCCTGCCGCCTACTATGACCAAACTGGTGCACTGGTAGTAAGCACTGGGACCCGGAGCGGCCCAGTTCGCCTCATGGCCCCTGCCTCCGTCATCATCAGCCCCACGGCCGCCCAAGCAG tggcagcagcagcagcctctgCCAACGGTGCCAGCGGGGGCCTTCCTGGTGGGGCCGGGGGTCCCTTCCGGGCCCTGGGCTCCCAGCAGCCAACGGCTCAGCAGCCTGGCAGTGGCCTTCCCTCCAGCTCTTTCTACGGCTCTGGCTCCCTGAACTCGGGCTCCCAGGGCAGCTCGCTCTTCTCCCAGGGCTCCGCCGGCCCCCCCGGGGGCACCTCGCTGGGCTTCGGCACCAACGGCGGCCCTGGGGGCCCCGGTGCTGGCGGCGGGGGGTCCTCCTCGCTGGGCGCCACGCTTGGTGCCACGCTGGGCGGATTCGGCACTGCAG TGGCCAGTTCCAGCGCAGGTGGCGGCTCGCGGCGTGACTCCCTGACCAGCAGCACGGACCTGTACAAGCGCCCCCCCAGCAGCCTGGCCCCTATCGGCCACGGCTTCTATAATGGCCTGGGCTTCTCCTCCTCGCCCGGACCCGTGGGCATGCCTCTGCCCAACCAAGGCCCTGCCCACTCACTGACACCTCCCCCTTCGCTGTCCACCCATGGCTCCTCCTCCAGCCTCAACCTcg GAGGCCTGACCAATGGCAGCGGGCGGTACATCTCGGCGGCGCCGGGGGCGGAGGCCAAGTACCGGAACACCAGCAGCGGTTCCAGCCTCTTCAGTCCCAGCAGCCAGCTCTTCCCGTCGTCACGGCTACGCTACGGCATGTCCGACGTGATGCCGTCCGGCCGCAGCCGGCTGCTGGAGGACTTCCGCAACAACCGCTACCCCAACCTGCAGCTGCGGGAGATTGCCGGCCACATCATGGAGTTCTCCCAGGATCAGCACGGCTCCAG GTTCATCCAGCTGAAGCTAGAGCGGGCCACACCGGCAGAAAGGCAGCTGGTCTTCAGTGAGATCCTGCAAGCCGCTTACCAGCTCATGGTTGACGTCTTCGGCAACTACGTCATCCAGAAGTTCTTTGAG TTTGGCAGCCTGGACCAGAAGTTGGCGCTGGCCGAGCGCATCCGGGGCCACGTGCTGTCGCTGGCGCTGCAGATGTACGGCTGCCGGGTCATCCAGAAGGCGCTGGAGTTCATCCCGTCTGAGCAGCAAGTCATC AGCGAGATGGTGCGCGAGCTGGACGGACATGTGCTGAAGTGCGTCAAGGACCAGAATGGGAACCACGTAGTGCAGAAGTGCATTGAATGCGTGCAGCCGCATGCCTTGCAGTTCATCATTGATGCCTTCAAGGGCCAG gtgTTTGCCCTCTCCACCCACCCATACGGCTGCCGGGTGATTCAGCGCATCTTGGAGCACTGTCTCCCCGAGCAGACGCTGTCCATCTTGGAGGAGCTGCATGCGCACACGGAGCAGCTGGTGCAG gaccaGTACGGCAACTACGTCATCCAGCACGTGCTGGAGCATGGACGCACCGAGGACAAGAGCAAGATCGTGGCCGAGATCCGTGGCAACGTGCTGGCGCTCAGTCAACACAAGTTTGCCAG TAACGTGGTGGAGAAGTGTGTAACCCACGCTTCGCGGACAGAGCGCGCCCTGCTGGTGGACGAGGTGTGCAGCGTGAGCGATGGCCCCCACAGTGCCTTATACACCATGATGAAGGACCAGTACGCTAACTATGTGGTGCAGAAGATGATCGACGTGGCCGAGCCCACACAGCGCAAGATCGTCATGCACAAG ATCCGGCCCCACATCGGCACTTTGAGGAAGTACACCTATGGCAAGCACATCCTGGCCAAGCTGGAGAAGTACTACATGAAGAACGGAGTGGACCTGGGCTCCATCTGTGGCCCCCCCAACGGCATCATGTAA
- the pum1 gene encoding pumilio homolog 1 isoform X2, which yields MSVACVLKRKAVLWQDSFSPHLRQPPLETAPPSMPVVLTTGPGTAAAGQPPQAPPPSQALPPGQATPGGRSQDDAMVDYFFQRQHGEQPVVGYNNGKHRWPTGDSIHGDTQVRSMDELNHDFQALALEGRAMGEQFLPGKKFWPEDPSKDGPKGIFLDQWRDSAWGTSDHSVSQPIMVQRRPGQSFHGGGGGEVGSVLSPRSESGGLGVSMVEYVLSSSPADKMEPCLSKRAFGPRDPEVDDGDKREKKSKAAFDPDKLKELKEVEGDGLESAGSLPMQNGIDVDVKEPFSRTPGNCPPPGAEVDLLGTGQGPVEGLSQLTGSGGPKPVEDFSGVESQGVPMDPMESVGMEPLQFEYPSSQMPIDSSGATVGLFEYNSQQQLFQRPNALAVQQQQYALAAAQQPHIGLAPAAFVPNPYIISAAPPGTDPYTAGLAAAATLGPAVMPHQYYGVTPWGVYPANLFQQQAAAAAAASSSANQQAASQSQQNQQQVMRAGGNQRPLTPNQSQQGQQTDQLVAAAAVNSALAFGQGLAAGVPGYPVLAPAAYYDQTGALVVSTGTRSGPVRLMAPASVIISPTAAQAVAAAAASANGASGGLPGGAGGPFRALGSQQPTAQQPGSGLPSSSFYGSGSLNSGSQGSSLFSQGSAGPPGGTSLGFGTNGGPGGPGAGGGGSSSLGATLGATLGGFGTAGAFPTPPQAAGQRRVASSSAGGGSRRDSLTSSTDLYKRPPSSLAPIGHGFYNGLGFSSSPGPVGMPLPNQGPAHSLTPPPSLSTHGSSSSLNLGGLTNGSGRYISAAPGAEAKYRNTSSGSSLFSPSSQLFPSSRLRYGMSDVMPSGRSRLLEDFRNNRYPNLQLREIAGHIMEFSQDQHGSRFIQLKLERATPAERQLVFSEILQAAYQLMVDVFGNYVIQKFFEFGSLDQKLALAERIRGHVLSLALQMYGCRVIQKALEFIPSEQQVISEMVRELDGHVLKCVKDQNGNHVVQKCIECVQPHALQFIIDAFKGQVFALSTHPYGCRVIQRILEHCLPEQTLSILEELHAHTEQLVQDQYGNYVIQHVLEHGRTEDKSKIVAEIRGNVLALSQHKFASNVVEKCVTHASRTERALLVDEVCSVSDGPHSALYTMMKDQYANYVVQKMIDVAEPTQRKIVMHKIRPHIGTLRKYTYGKHILAKLEKYYMKNGVDLGSICGPPNGIM from the exons ATGAGCGTAGCGTGCGTGTTGAAGAGAAAAGCAGTACTCTGGCAGGACTCCTTCAGCCCCCACCTCAGACAGCCCCCCCTTGAGACTGCACCTCCCAGCATGCCTGTGGTGCTCACGACTGGACCAGGAACCGCTGCAGCGGGCCAGCCCCCTCAGGCCCCACCCCCTAGCcaagccctgccccctggccagGCCACTCCTGGGGGGCGTTCCCAGGATGATGCCATGGTCGATTACTTCTTCCAGCGGCAGCATGGAGAGCAGCCGGTCGTGGGCTACAATAATGGCAAGCACCGCTGGCCAACCGGAGACAGTATCCACGGTGATACCCAG GTGCGATCTATGGATGAGCTGAACCACGACTTTCAGGCCCTGGCACTGGAAGGTCGGGCCATGGGAGAG CAGTTCCTGCCAGGAAAGAAGTTCTGGCCAGAGGACCCAAGTAAGGACGGACCAAAGGGGATTTTCCTTGACCAGTGGCGGGACAGCGCCTGGGGAACCTCTG ACCACTCAGTGTCGCAACCCATCATGGTGCAGCGGAGGCCTGGCCAGAGTTTCCATGGCGGCGGCGGCGGTGAGGTGGGCTCCGTGCTGTCGCCGCGCTCCGAGAGCGGGGGTCTCGGCGTCAGCATGGTAGAATACGTGCTCAGTTCCTCCCCCGCGGACAAGATGGAGCCCTGCTTGAGCAAGAGAGCCTTT GGACCCCGTGACCCTGAGGTGGATGATGGTGACAAGCGCGAGAAGAAGAGCAAGGCGGCCTTCGACCCGGACAAGCTGAAGGAGCTGAAGGAGGTGGAGGGAGATGGACTGGAGAGCGCCGGCAGCCTGCCCATGCAGAATGGCATCGACGTTGACGTCAAGGAGCCCTTCAG CCGCACCCCAGGGAACTGCCCCCCTCCTGGAGCAGAGGTGGACCTGCTGGGCACCGGCCAAGGTCCCGTGGAGGGCCTCTCCCAGTTGACAGGCAGCGGCGGGCCCAAGCCTGTGGAGGACTTCTCCGGTGTGGAGTCTCAAGGTGTCCCCATGGACCCCATGGAGTCCGTGGGCATGGAACCGCTGCAGTTTGAGTACCCGAGTAGTCAGATGCCCATCGACTCCTCCGGCGCCACCGTGGGGCTGTTTGAGTACAATTCCCAACAGCAG ctgttccagaGACCAAACGCGCTGGCcgtgcagcagcagcagtatgCCCTGGCTGCCGCCCAGCAGCCCCACATCG GTCTTGCGCCAGCTGCCTTCGTGCCGAATCCTTACATCATCAGTGCTGCCCCGCCTGGCACTGACCCCTATACTGCAGGCCTGGCAGCAGCTGCCACCCTAG GTCCAGCCGTGATGCCCCACCAGTACTACGGCGTGACTCCCTGGGGCGTTTACCCTGCcaacctcttccagcagcaggcagcggcggcggctgcagccTCCAGCTCGGCCAATCAGCAGGCAGCCAGCCAGTCCCAGcagaaccagcagcag GTGATGCGTGCAGGGGGGAACCAGCGCCCCCTCACCCCCAACCAGAGCCAGCAGGGCCAGCAGACGGACCAGCTTGTCGCCGCGGCCGCCGTGAACTCCGCCCTGGCTTTCGGACAGGGCCTGGCTGCAGGTGTGCCTG GTTACCCAGTCCTGGCCCCTGCCGCCTACTATGACCAAACTGGTGCACTGGTAGTAAGCACTGGGACCCGGAGCGGCCCAGTTCGCCTCATGGCCCCTGCCTCCGTCATCATCAGCCCCACGGCCGCCCAAGCAG tggcagcagcagcagcctctgCCAACGGTGCCAGCGGGGGCCTTCCTGGTGGGGCCGGGGGTCCCTTCCGGGCCCTGGGCTCCCAGCAGCCAACGGCTCAGCAGCCTGGCAGTGGCCTTCCCTCCAGCTCTTTCTACGGCTCTGGCTCCCTGAACTCGGGCTCCCAGGGCAGCTCGCTCTTCTCCCAGGGCTCCGCCGGCCCCCCCGGGGGCACCTCGCTGGGCTTCGGCACCAACGGCGGCCCTGGGGGCCCCGGTGCTGGCGGCGGGGGGTCCTCCTCGCTGGGCGCCACGCTTGGTGCCACGCTGGGCGGATTCGGCACTGCAGGTGcgttccccacccccccgcaggCGGCCGGCCAGCGCAGAG TGGCCAGTTCCAGCGCAGGTGGCGGCTCGCGGCGTGACTCCCTGACCAGCAGCACGGACCTGTACAAGCGCCCCCCCAGCAGCCTGGCCCCTATCGGCCACGGCTTCTATAATGGCCTGGGCTTCTCCTCCTCGCCCGGACCCGTGGGCATGCCTCTGCCCAACCAAGGCCCTGCCCACTCACTGACACCTCCCCCTTCGCTGTCCACCCATGGCTCCTCCTCCAGCCTCAACCTcg GAGGCCTGACCAATGGCAGCGGGCGGTACATCTCGGCGGCGCCGGGGGCGGAGGCCAAGTACCGGAACACCAGCAGCGGTTCCAGCCTCTTCAGTCCCAGCAGCCAGCTCTTCCCGTCGTCACGGCTACGCTACGGCATGTCCGACGTGATGCCGTCCGGCCGCAGCCGGCTGCTGGAGGACTTCCGCAACAACCGCTACCCCAACCTGCAGCTGCGGGAGATTGCCGGCCACATCATGGAGTTCTCCCAGGATCAGCACGGCTCCAG GTTCATCCAGCTGAAGCTAGAGCGGGCCACACCGGCAGAAAGGCAGCTGGTCTTCAGTGAGATCCTGCAAGCCGCTTACCAGCTCATGGTTGACGTCTTCGGCAACTACGTCATCCAGAAGTTCTTTGAG TTTGGCAGCCTGGACCAGAAGTTGGCGCTGGCCGAGCGCATCCGGGGCCACGTGCTGTCGCTGGCGCTGCAGATGTACGGCTGCCGGGTCATCCAGAAGGCGCTGGAGTTCATCCCGTCTGAGCAGCAAGTCATC AGCGAGATGGTGCGCGAGCTGGACGGACATGTGCTGAAGTGCGTCAAGGACCAGAATGGGAACCACGTAGTGCAGAAGTGCATTGAATGCGTGCAGCCGCATGCCTTGCAGTTCATCATTGATGCCTTCAAGGGCCAG gtgTTTGCCCTCTCCACCCACCCATACGGCTGCCGGGTGATTCAGCGCATCTTGGAGCACTGTCTCCCCGAGCAGACGCTGTCCATCTTGGAGGAGCTGCATGCGCACACGGAGCAGCTGGTGCAG gaccaGTACGGCAACTACGTCATCCAGCACGTGCTGGAGCATGGACGCACCGAGGACAAGAGCAAGATCGTGGCCGAGATCCGTGGCAACGTGCTGGCGCTCAGTCAACACAAGTTTGCCAG TAACGTGGTGGAGAAGTGTGTAACCCACGCTTCGCGGACAGAGCGCGCCCTGCTGGTGGACGAGGTGTGCAGCGTGAGCGATGGCCCCCACAGTGCCTTATACACCATGATGAAGGACCAGTACGCTAACTATGTGGTGCAGAAGATGATCGACGTGGCCGAGCCCACACAGCGCAAGATCGTCATGCACAAG ATCCGGCCCCACATCGGCACTTTGAGGAAGTACACCTATGGCAAGCACATCCTGGCCAAGCTGGAGAAGTACTACATGAAGAACGGAGTGGACCTGGGCTCCATCTGTGGCCCCCCCAACGGCATCATGTAA